In the genome of Brachypodium distachyon strain Bd21 chromosome 3, Brachypodium_distachyon_v3.0, whole genome shotgun sequence, the window TCGGCAACTTCTTTTGTGTGAGATGGAGTAATGTGTAATGCAAATGCAATGCCTTAAACATGCGTGCAGTGTAGTACTAGTCGTAGCTACTAAATGGACGCTAAGTTTTGCTCACTTGATAAGATGTTAACAGTACATGTAGGTATTACATGCATTGCTTCAGAGATGCAATGTACTCTTGTACAACAAAAGTACACATATTAATGACATATATGTCACCTACACAGTATATGAGAAGATGTAAAATTAATGCTGTTGTTAGAAAAGGTTCATGTGCCTTGCGCAAGAAATATAGTGTATTTCTTGTTCGTGAAAAGGATaagcttttttttagatgaaaacGATAAGCTACCCTtagtaaaaacaaaaaattacaatTAACGCTCGCCTCTGCCCCTCATTTCATTGTcgtgagagggagaggggtTAATGTAATGTTGAACCGTTTTACTCCCACCCTGCGTCTCATGAGTTTCCTGTGGCGACTTACGGGGCGACTCCCACCCCctaaccctagcgccgccaccctctcctctcccctcaccggcggccggcggcggcggcgtgaacTCCCCTGCCCCTCCGTCTGCTGGGGCTAGGCGCTGCTGATTCTTCTCCCGCGGGGGTTGGtgcctcttcctccttccgCTCGGGCTAgagctgctcctcctcctcccgtggGGCTGGCACCTCTGCTCCTCCTGTTGACGACGACGTGAAGGTGTGCGCGGCTTGCGGTTGGTCGCGCCTGGTGGCGATGTCCCTACTGCTCTGGCCGGTGCTCCGCTTTGAGTTGAGATCTGCAGGCGCCTCCTTAGCCTCGTCAACGACGGTGTGGTTCTCGCTTCCCAGCAGCGGTGGAGATTTCCAGCGGGCTGCCGCTTCCCTGTCTCCGTCACACCTTGTATCCTCGATGGGGGTCTCTGGGTCGCGAAATCCCTGCCCGGCAGCGTTCGgtgccgacgacggcgacgcctGCGGGCACCGTTATCTCCTTGGAGGCGTGGTCGTGGCCCCCCTTACCATTCCTTCTCCATCCTCAGGCTCCAGGGGAAACCCTTGGTTCGGTTTGCCACAGCTCCGAACCAGGCAGCGGTGGCGACACCTTGGTGTCGTACCCTCCTTGGAGGCACTGCTTTGGTAGCCTGTGATAGTTCGAGTGTCGTGGCGTGAGATGGCAGCCTCTCTGTTCTTGGCAGCGAGGCTTGGTGGTAGCGTGAAGCCGGTGTTGATCCTCTGCTCTGGGCGTTGGACTTCAGGGCGCGATATTCGTCGCTGTCGGTTCCCTAGATGATGCATCCTTCCCAATTCAGTCCGGGCAATTCCTCTACTTGCCGACCGGGGCTTGATCTGCTTCCAGATTGGCCTTCCTTCTTAGGCGTATTGGTGGGGGGCTGGCCAGGGTGGTCTTGGTGTCATGCTCGCAGATTGGGGTGTCCTGCAGCTGTCGTGAAGCGGCCTCTAGGTCTTGTGCTCTACCTTCTTTGCCCTAGGGCTGGAGGTGGGAAAGGCGAGTCTCATGTCATTGTGGTTTGAAGCTTAGTGGTGTCTCTTTAACCTGCTCTGACCCCAAGTTGGCTCAAGATCTGCTGGCCGTAGGTCTAGGCTAGCTAGGGATCCGTCTTAGGTCGTCCGGTGAGGACAGtcgtgtttttttctttcttggccTCGCCGTTGGCGGGTGCGGTGCATATATTGTAAATCTTGTAACTTTTGGTTACTCGCGCTTCTTTGCgctttcttcttaatgaaaatgacacgctTCCAGGCGTgttcgagagagagagaccggGTGATCTGCCAATACTCATGCTTATTGTTGGTATCtctttttttggaaataaACTTCTCATTCATTCAAAACACGGTTATAATTACTAAAATGAATTTCACTCTTTCTATAATATGAAAACAAGCATGGTAGTAGGACGAACTACAACATGATAATCCGTTAACAAATAATTTAAAAACTTAACCATGCATATCTTTAGAAGAATTACAGGAAAGATAGactaatacttcctccgtctcaaaataagtgtcgcatTTTCTACTTTAAAACGAGCGAATCTACACACAACGAAACATATCTAGACAAATcacgacacttattttgagatAGAGGGAGTAATTTGCAGCACAATAGAGAttgtatatttatatatattttcataagtGTTTGCACGTTCAAATGTTGTGTGTATACTCCCTCCCAAACCTGcttgttttcaaattttgacaaaaaattcTTTGCACACCTCCCAAAGCTACTAAtcggagtagtattttttttattgctatAATGAAACTCCAGTGAGCGTCCATTCGAACTTCTAAATATGCGGATGCGACTTATGTTTTCCGATGTTGGACCCCCAAAACAGTTGGACTTCACCGGCGCTGCTGAACAACACTTGATGCCAGGAATAGACAGCTCACCCGCTAACCGAATCCAAAGAGGTCGAAATAAAATTGGATGGCAAAATGGGAGCATAGGCAGCACCGGTCGTGATAGTTAATACGAATTGGACCATATGCATGTTTAGAAGTTTCTCCCCTTTTGCAACGGTGTCATCACAACTGAGGAACCTGCATTAtccatttcctttttctttttgaaggtGAGCACATCGCATATCCACGGCAGTTTAGCTTGCACTGACAAGATATCAAGTCCAGACAGCAAGATGTGATGATTCGTTCAGCCAAGCCAGGTCATATGATCTGACACGTGTTATTGTATGCACAGATATATTGTCGCAAGGGGACAGAGCCTAAAGCTAGTttcaaagaaggaaaaaagacaTTCAGATATAGATAAGGTATGGATTATTGTTCTTACGAAACATGCGCTGACAAATGAGCCTTGTGAAttttgcagcagcagcagcagcccttcGTTTTCACATGGAACAAAACAGATCATTCTCGCCATGTGAGGGAGGGAGCCATTTGACCAAACTAAGTAGGAGTGCGTACTTGTGCACATGGGTATGATCTGGGCTTCGTATCccctaaaataagtgacgcTGGAATTCTTGCATAGGTCAAAGGAAGAGCAGAGCTAGAGAAGACTCGTTATTGTCCAAAAACAGAACTCTATCTGGCTACCACTGCCTAGCGCATGAAAAGAAGAGGAGCTCAATTATATGTGATGTAACCGCCCACAGCAGTGTCAAATCAAAATCTTATGAACATAAACGCTGCAGATGTGCCTGCAAACTGAAAACATGTAAAGTCTAGGTCTATCCTAGGTCTGGCAACTGAAAAGGGTTACCACTAATCAACCAAGGGAGGAAACTGGAGAGAACGAAAGCAAATCAAAACCTAGCAGCAATACGACCGAAAAGAAAGGAGCCAATCAACCTAACATTCTGCAAATATCCTAGGATGCTTGGGCTGTGTGCTGACAGATTTCCCTTGCAAACTAGTGGTGAATGGGAGCAGGGCTCCTTTAGCAACCAAACATTATGTATCAATCCTACAAGATGTTGTGCACTTGCAAAGATAGCTTTCCCTGCAATTCCCTGATCTGAGAGCAGAGCTCCACTTTCTGCTCCTTGTAGCTGTGAAGCAAGAAGTCCTTCCCTCCGATGACTTCCTTCAGCTCGCCGACCTCCCTCTTGAGCATCTCCACCCTCTCCacctctcccttcttcttctcgataCCCATAAATTGCAGCTCAGGGTCATCAACACTGCTATCAGTATAGGCATTAGCATGGCCATTGGTGGCATCTGACTGCCAATGTCCAGCATGCAACTGCTTATCGTGAGAAAGTGCTTCAGCAACACAATGATCTGCAATGATCTTTCTCAGATGCTGAATCTCCCGCTCAGATTCAAACATATCTCGGTTAGCGGCATCCAGCTGAGATTGCATATTTGAGGACTGTGTCTCCTGGATAGCAAGAGAGTTCTTAAGATCAGCAATCTGAGCTTGCATCTCCATGATCATCTCATCACGTCTCTTGAGGTGCAGCCTCAGCTTCTGTATGACCTCTCTCTTGCTATAAATGTCAGACCCTGATTCTGATACACATGGAGAGCCAGAATTGTTCGAGTACTGAAATGGTTTACGAGGATTTTCAAGCCGGTCAGGTGATGATATCCACATGACGCCATTGTTGTCTTTGCTTGATTCTGGCCCTGGTATCTTTACAAGTGGAAGCGACGGTTCGGCTGATTTTGATAAAGGACTTGAGGGTCCATGATTGACTTCCACCTCACCATCTGAATGCCCTGCGCATGACAATCAACATTCAACATTTTCCGCTTCTGGAAAAAATGTTCTACCACAAAGAGATTTGAGTTTACACCTAATTTAGTAAACAAACTGATAGCCACACCTTAGCCAATGTATGCGAGATGTGTAAATGACATGACACAAGTTTGGCAAATGACCGCACACTAGATAAGAGAGTAAAACTTGGCTAACATAGGTGTGGCAAGTTATGACATCCAACTAAACATGCCTTACCTCAATTCAATCAGCATATTTTAAGAAACACCCAAGAACTAAGATGTCATCATCGTGTCTCTAACTGCTGAACTTATATCCAAACTGCCAGTAGGACAGAAATGCTATTTTGTAGATCCCAGTGCTTAACAGCCAATAGAGAGGTTCAACTTGTGATAATGATAGATAAGACTCTACTCATATGAATCATGCAAAGCTAGCAATGCAACTATCCAAGTATCCAAACCCACTAAACGTGTGCTGTTTACAACACAATGTACTGAGCAAGAAAGACAACGAAGGAGACTGCAGGTTTACAATAACTTGTGGACAAAATTCCACCAAGTGCCCAGTACAGCAGCACT includes:
- the LOC100844800 gene encoding uncharacterized protein LOC100844800 isoform X2 gives rise to the protein MKSKTNRGMQKAVRVDHLQGGGPNWVLVAGGVLLSTLSVKLGCKIKQMFDTKQQDTTSKAKRRPGACELHSNLCRFRDQSSCYYCISGHSDGEVEVNHGPSSPLSKSAEPSLPLVKIPGPESSKDNNGVMWISSPDRLENPRKPFQYSNNSGSPCVSESGSDIYSKREVIQKLRLHLKRRDEMIMEMQAQIADLKNSLAIQETQSSNMQSQLDAANRDMFESEREIQHLRKIIADHCVAEALSHDKQLHAGHWQSDATNGHANAYTDSSVDDPELQFMGIEKKKGEVERVEMLKREVGELKEVIGGKDFLLHSYKEQKVELCSQIRELQGKLSLQVHNIL
- the LOC100844800 gene encoding uncharacterized protein LOC100844800 isoform X1, giving the protein MKSKTNRGMQKAVRVDHLQGGGPNWVLVAGGVLLSTLSVKLGCKIKQMFDTKQQDTTSKAKRRPGACELHSNLCRFRDQSSCYYCISGASSVFGHSDGEVEVNHGPSSPLSKSAEPSLPLVKIPGPESSKDNNGVMWISSPDRLENPRKPFQYSNNSGSPCVSESGSDIYSKREVIQKLRLHLKRRDEMIMEMQAQIADLKNSLAIQETQSSNMQSQLDAANRDMFESEREIQHLRKIIADHCVAEALSHDKQLHAGHWQSDATNGHANAYTDSSVDDPELQFMGIEKKKGEVERVEMLKREVGELKEVIGGKDFLLHSYKEQKVELCSQIRELQGKLSLQVHNIL